The Populus alba chromosome 4, ASM523922v2, whole genome shotgun sequence genome contains a region encoding:
- the LOC118042805 gene encoding uncharacterized protein, producing the protein MSRFLTIGNIKKVARLISSKQKSSSDRLLEVKKYGTVVSVGLHLPQFRYYSQYSFPRGHSSFALYNVKEQFGRRYFTSCYSSTSDVVTRNAQLAWKRLCRKGSANGRSFPRISRIAQAVSLALTRSHLVVPSALALMCGQVAWAQRTLVESDFYPNSLYMRAQDGHAYVTLLVSAVVDAFVVLVRAIYLAILFSPSMMMAPFADSCGPEFRKIWLHVVHRTLEKAGPAFIKWGQWAATRPDLFPRDLCTKLSELHSKAPEHSFAYTKKTIERAFGRKLSEIFEGFEEVPVASGSIAQVHRATLRFRYPGKKQTKPTVVAVKVRHPGVGESIRRDFMIINLVAKISTFIPTLNWLRLDESLQQFGVFMMSQVDLAREAAQLSRFIYNFRRWKDVSFPKPVYPLVHPAVLVESYEQGESVSHYVDDLEGHNRIKSALAHIGTHALLKMLLVDNFIHADMHPGNILVRLSQNSSSRKRLFKSKPHVIFLDVGMTAELSQGDRINLINFFKAVATRDGRTAAESALSLSKRQNCPNPKAFIEEVEESFTFWGTPEGDLVHPADCMQQLLEKVRRHRVNIDGNVCTVMVTTLVLEGWQRKLDPGYNVMQTLQTLLLRADWAKSLSYTIDGLMGP; encoded by the exons ATGTCCAG GTTTTTGACGAttggaaatattaaaaaagtggCACGGTTAATTTCCAGTAAACAGAAAAGTAGTAGTGATCGATTATTGGAAGTAAAAAAGTATGGGACAGTAGTTTCAGTTGGTTTGCATTTACCGCAATTTAGATATTACTCGCAATATAGCTTTCCAAGAGGGCATTCGTCTTTTGCATTGTACAATGTTAAAGAGCAGTTTGGACGGAGGTATTTTACAAGTTGTTATTCATCTACGAGTGATGTGGTGACACGCAATGCCCAGCTTGCTTGGAAAAGGCTATGCAGGAAAGGTTCTGCTAATGGCCGGAGTTTTCCTCGGATAAGTAGGATAGCTCAAGCAGTTAGCTTGGCTTTGACACGGTCTCATTTGGTGGTTCCCAGTGCTTTAGCGTTGATGTGTGGGCAGGTGGCATGGGCACAAAGAACGTTGGTGGAATCGGATTTTTATCCGAATTCTTTGTATATGCGTGCACAAGATGGGCATGCTTATGTCACGTTGTTAGTATCTGCTGTTGTAGATGCATTTGTGGTGTTAGTGAGGGCTATTTATTTAGCAATTTTGTTCTCGCCCAGCATGATGATGGCTCCATTTGCTGATTCTTGTGGACCAGAGTTTAGGAAAATATGGCTTCATGTTGTTCACCGGACACTGGAGAAAGCAGGTCCAGCATTTATAAAATGGGGTCAATGGGCAGCTACCCGGCCAGATCTATTCCCTAGAGATTTATGCACCAAGCTTTCAGAGCTGCATTCCAAAGCTCCTGAACATAGTTTTGCCTACACGAAGAAAACTATTGAAAGAGCATTTGGTCGCAAGCTTTCTGAAATCTTTGAGGGTTTTGAAGAAGTTCCTGTAGCATCTGGAAGTATTGCTCAAGTGCATCGGGCCACTCTGAGATTTCGTTACCCTGGTAAAAAACAGACAAAGCCTACCGTAGTTGCTGTAAAGGTTAGACATCCTGGTGTTGGTGAATCAATTAGAAGAGACTTTATGATAATAAACTTGGTTGCaaagatatcaacatttattcCAACTTTGAATTGGCTGAGACTGGATGAGAGCCTGCAACAGTTTGGTGTTTTCATGATGTCTCAAGTGGATCTTGCAAGGGAAGCTGCACAATTAAGCCGCTTTATATATAACTTCCGAAGGTGGAAGGATGTTTCTTTTCCCAAGCCTGTGTATCCACTTGTGCATCCTGCTGTTTTGGTGGAATCATATGAGCAAGGAGAAAGTGTCTCGCACTATGTAGATGACCTTGAAGGTCATAATCGAATTAAAAGTGCCCTTGCTCACATTGGAACTCATGCACTTCTGAAAATGCTTCtg GTGGACAACTTTATACATGCAGACATGCATCCTGGAAATATCCTTGTCCGGCTTTCTCAGAACAGTTCTTCTCGGAAACGGCTCTTTAAATCAAAGCCTCATGTCATTTTCCTCGATGTTGGCATGACTGCTGAACTTTCTCAGGGTGATCGcattaatttgatcaatttttttaaagcagTAGCCACCCGGGATGGCCGAACTGCAGCAGAATCTGCACTAAGCTTGTCAAAGCGACAAAACTGCCCAAATCCGAAGGCCTTTATTGAA GAAGTGGAAGAGTCATTCACTTTCTGGGGTACTCCTGAGGGTGATCTAGTCCATCCTGCAGATTGCATGCAACAATTACTTGAGAAAGTCAGGCGTCATAGAGTTAATATTGATGGCAATGTTTGCACCGTCATGGTCACAACCTTGGTTCTTGAG GGCTGGCAACGGAAGCTAGATCCAGGATACAATGTGATGCAGACATTACAAACACTGCTTCTTCGAGCTGACTGGGCTAAGTCTCTTTCCTATACAATTGATGGGTTGATGGGCCCATAa